Sequence from the Magallana gigas chromosome 4, xbMagGiga1.1, whole genome shotgun sequence genome:
atatatatatatatatatatatataatatatatataacgtataaataaaatacatcacCAGAGAAGGGAGCCTTCATCGgtgtcaaattttatataacaaGTGCTTGaactatgtattttttttttatgaagtaaagAATAATCCTTacacattatatatattatcataaacctttaatgatttcaaaaatAGTTTCGTTTTGGtaggtttcgtttcgttttgatttcgtttcgttttgttttgtttcggtATATATCGTTTCGTTTTGGTATATTTCGTTTCGTTTCATTTACTTTCGTTTCGTATCGTTTCTATTTCGTTTCGAACAGGTACCCAGTCAATCATTTgttgaatttgattttattacatttcGAATTCGCTCTGTTTTATTTTGACTGAGTAATACATTCATCACAAGTCAAGATTTAGAAAATGTGGAAATGGCTTAGGCACTTTTACCTATGGTGAGGGCTTTCCACATATTACAATATTCGACAAAACCGAATCGACAATCATGCAGCTTTACACTTAATATTCGAGGAATCCCAGTTGCCAACGTTAGATATTTAACTATCTTCCTAAGTAGCAAACATCTTTATAGccatttcccccccccccccaaaaaaaaaaaaaactgacaaAATATCTGTGGTCCAATGCTCACTACTGATAACCCTGCTTttatgtgaatatgcaaaataaacaaagtcgacatttaacacgAAGTTGGcatccaattggtacaaaaatatatcccacaatgtGGCATGCctaacaaatagtgtgttataatttcaagcatctgcaattaaTTGTTGCTGAGAAATTtttgacgattttttttttaaatttaggctaaaaattaacaaagcCGTCATTTAACAGAGAGTTGACGCCCGactggataaaaaaaatatatcccatattatatggcatgcctaaaaaatactgtgttaaaatttcatgcatctgtGATGAATAGTTCCTGAGAAAAATGCGACCAAAAATTTTGTTACGGACAGACTgataaacagacagacagacagacaatgaTTAAACAGTATACCCCTTTCTCCTTCGGAGCAGgggtacaataaaaaaaaacccgaatgcAAATACATATACTATTATAGGTCATGATTTTGTATTAATTAGAactttttcaaaagtaaatatcATACATAAATTTACACAGTCTACAAATACTACTAAATATAGACAGtctgtttacaaattttatcaaatttaaacagTCAGTTTGATACATACACGTGTGCATAGACAGTTAACTTTTACAGAAgaaatacaaaatcaatatattttgaatggTAAATCCCCTCTCCACCAAATGTCTGTATACGCACAGTTTGTTTAGTTGCAATACtggatttttttcagtttaccTCTTTCACTCTCAGCCACGATGAGGTTGTATCTGgcgtccacacataaaccccatggatTCTGTAAATTACAGTTGTCAATGAAGCGGAGGAACTGCCCGTCCTTGTCAGTTTTGTGGATTCGATTGTTGTCCCAGTCGGCTACCAGGATCCTACTTTGGCTGTCGGTTGCAATGCCGCGTGGATTAAAAGGCGTCTTGGTACTAGAAGGAGGACCAGTgaaggtaaaccggagttttccagcctgattaaccaccactacGGCACCGGCCGCCCAGTCAGCTACACATGTATCTAGGTTCGTGTTCTCTTTGATGTATTTAATGTCACGAGCTGAATAGAGTGGTTGTCCCTTATCATTAAATTCGATCGTTTGTTTCTCCCTGAAGCCTGAGTAACGCACCACTTTTGCTTTTCTTCCATCATCGTTGTTCATGACAACAAGGAGGTCATCAGATGAGGTACAGCATACATTGCGAGGTTTCCACCCCTGTAGTTTAATCAGTGTCTGCATTTCTGTATTCTTCACCATGTTTATAAAGCTATCTTcataatcagtataaactaggtATCCGCTTTCTGCAACTGCTATATCCCCTGGCCAGGtccctgacttggttttgaCTGACTTCATTAGTTCTCCTTGCAGATTGTAGAGTCTCATGATACTGTCAGAACCACTCGTCCAGATACGTTCATCACTAAGACATGACACACTGCATAGACAATTTTGTATTCCACAATCGGTGTTTATATCTTTGACAATTCGTGGTTCATCAATTAATGATTTGTATGAAGCAGAAGTGTCAGCACCTGGAGCATCCATTGTGTTGTCGTGTGCTTCAATGTTCCTAGAAAACGAAGAAAGAGAACAAAACTGTTCATAgagctgttctttgttgatcttctgaggAGTAAAACTTGGTAAAGAAACTTTGAGTTTTGGAGGcaattttctaaattttgtattcctggatttgtaggcagtgACGAGGTTGATATCATTAGAGTTCAGTAGTTTCTCTAGATCAGTAGTACATTGTACGATTTTAGAAATGATgagtttaatttcattttcttgtttatttagaACAGCCAATTGTTTTAAATCCATTTCGTCAAGATTGGATATaggattttttataataatgtctACTTCTGtgtgcaagtcttctccatgtttaTTTATGGCAGATGTGAGTTTCTGCGAATTTTTGTTCAGATCAGCTTTTTGAACTGATATGTGAGACACAATCTCCTGATATTTAGGATTAATGGACTTTTGCAGTTTTTGGAAATCTTTTTGAATGGCATCTTTTTTGTCTTCAAAGTATTTCAAAATCTCAGTAAACTCGTGACCCTTATGTTCAGAGGAAACACATGTTGCACAGATAGAAATGTCACATTCCTCACAATAAAGTTCACATacttttgtggaatgtttctgACATTTCGTAGTTAATCCACGCTTATCAAATGGAACAACATTGTGTTCTGAGGATTCATCTAAGAGATGGTCCCCTACACAGGCTTTACATAGATGTATGTTTtgatgtatgtgacaaatgcCACAGTACAAAGGGGGGACCGGGGTATCGCAAAGTTGACACCTTAACAGGTCCTGTGCACTACGCCGGGGGTCCATCCTCAGACAACTTTTTTACCGCA
This genomic interval carries:
- the LOC105326109 gene encoding tripartite motif-containing protein 2; this encodes MDPRRSAQDLLRCQLCDTPVPPLYCGICHIHQNIHLCKACVGDHLLDESSEHNVVPFDKRGLTTKCQKHSTKVCELYCEECDISICATCVSSEHKGHEFTEILKYFEDKKDAIQKDFQKLQKSINPKYQEIVSHISVQKADLNKNSQKLTSAINKHGEDLHTEVDIIIKNPISNLDEMDLKQLAVLNKQENEIKLIISKIVQCTTDLEKLLNSNDINLVTAYKSRNTKFRKLPPKLKVSLPSFTPQKINKEQLYEQFCSLSSFSRNIEAHDNTMDAPGADTSASYKSLIDEPRIVKDINTDCGIQNCLCSVSCLSDERIWTSGSDSIMRLYNLQGELMKSVKTKSGTWPGDIAVAESGYLVYTDYEDSFINMVKNTEMQTLIKLQGWKPRNVCCTSSDDLLVVMNNDDGRKAKVVRYSGFREKQTIEFNDKGQPLYSARDIKYIKENTNLDTCVADWAAGAVVVVNQAGKLRFTFTGPPSSTKTPFNPRGIATDSQSRILVADWDNNRIHKTDKDGQFLRFIDNCNLQNPWGLCVDARYNLIVAESERGKLKKIQYCN